TGACGCCCACCCAGCGGCGCATCGCCCACAGCATGGTGCGGCGCGCGGCCGACGTGCCGTTCCTGTCGAGTGTGGAACTGGCCGAGCTGGCCGGGGTCAGCCAGCCGTCCGTGACCCGGTTCGCGGTGGCGCTGGGCTTCGACGGCTACCCGGCGCTGCGCCGGCACCTGCGGGACGTCGGGCCCGCCGAGCCGACCCCGGACACCACCGCGTACAACGAGTACCAGCAGGCCGTCGAGGCCGAGATCGAGAACCTGCGGCACCTGGCCGAGGTGCTCGCCGACCCCGCCCCGGTGGCGCGGGCCGGGCGGCTGCTGGCCGCGTCCCGCCCGCTGCCGGTGCTCGGACTGCGGGCCGCGGCCTCCCAGGCGTACGGATTCGCCTACTTCGCCGCCAAGGTCCACCCCGACGTGCGGCTGCTGCACGAGGGCGGCAGCATGCTCCACGACCGCATCGACGCGGCCGTGCGCGGGGGCGCGACCGCGCTGCTCTGCTTCGCGCTGCCCCGCCATCCCCGCGAGGTCGTCGAGACCCTGGCGTACGCCAAGGAAGCGGGGCTCTTCGTCGTCACCGTCGCCGACTCCGCCTTCGCGCCCGTCGCCAAGGTCTCCGACCTGCTGCTGCCCGCCGCCGTCGGTACCGGGCTCGCCTTCGACACGGCCTGCGCCCCCATGCTGCTGGGCCGGGTGCTTCTGGAGGCGATGTGCGACGACCTGCCGGAGGCCCAGGCGCGGCTGGAGGAGTTCGACGCGAAGGCCGCGACGAGGGGGTTGTTCGTCGAGTAGTCGTCGCGTAACCCTCCTGGAGGGGCCCGGCAGCCGTGGCGGACGGGGAGATCCGCGATTCTCAGGCGCGTTTCACGTTCTCTGGTTACCGTGCCCGCGACTGTCGTACGACCGGTGACTACGGGAGGCGGGGAAGTGACACGCGGAGGGCAGGGGCTTGCTCGGGTGGCCGTCGTGGTGCGGGCCGGGGCAGCGCCGTTGTGGTGGCTCGGAGTGATCGCGGCCGGGGTCGGTGCCCTGCCGTCGGGGCTGACCGGACGGCGGATCGGGGTGCTGGCGGGGGCTGTGCTGTTCATCGTCGCGACGGCCGTGGCGGCGTGGGCGGGGCGTGGCCGGTATCTCACGCCGGCGCGCCAAGCCGTGCGCGCCGGTAAGCACGACGTCCTCCAGGACCGTGCCGTGACCCTGCGCGCCTGGCGCCGGGGGCACCGCTGGTGGCTGCTGCTCGGCTTCGCGGCCGCCCTGGGCTCGTCCTTCGCGCTCCCGGCGGCGGGCGGGATGCTCCTCGCCGGCCTCGGCACCGGCCTCCGCCTCAAGGCGAGCTGGCTCGGCCGCCGCGAACTCGACGCCGGGCAGCTCTTCTGGGTCCGCGTGGACTGGCTGTCCGGGCGGGCGGGGCGGCCCACGGGCAAGCGGGTGCCCGGCTACCGGCTGACGGGCATCGAAGCGGGCGACGCGGCACCCGGAGGCGGGCGCCGGCGGTAGCGCCGCCGCGCGTCGGCCGGACGAGGACCGCTGCTCCCCCCCCACGGCCCTCGGGCGGGCAGCGGCCCGTCGCCCGCCGGTCATTCGCCTCGCGTGCGGAGGACCAGCTTGTTCACCGCCCACAGCGCGATGCCGATGGCCAGGAGGACACCCGCCCGGATGTAGACGTCGGCCGGGCGGTCGGCCAGCGGGCCGGCCAGGATCAGGGCCGTCAGGGCGCCGAGCACCGGCAGGACCGTCGGCGTCCGGAAGTGGGCGTGGTCGACCCGGTCACGGCGCAGGACCAGGACCGCGATGTTGACCACGGCGAAGACACAGAGCAGCAGGAACGCGGTGGTGTCGCCGAGGCCCTCGATCTCGCCGGTGGAGACCAGGCCGATGGCGAGCAGGGTGACGAAGACGATGCCCACGACGGGCGTACGGCGGCGGGGCAGGACGCGGGCCATGCCACGCGGGAGGATGCGTTCGTTGGCCATGCCGTAGCAGAGGCGGGAAGCCATCATGATGTTGATCAGGGCCGAGTTGGTGACCGCGAAGAGGGCGATCAGGGCGAAGAGCTCGTGCGGGAAGTCCACCCCGCCGGCCTTCACCACTTCGAGGAGCGGGCCGCTGGAGCCCTCCAGGGTCTCGGCGTCGACCAGGAGCGACGAGACCAGGGCCACCAGCACGTAGATCGTGCCCGTCACGGCCACGCCGATGAAGATCGCGCGCGGGAAGGTCCGGGTCGGGTTCCTCGTCTCCTCCGCCATGTTCACCGAGTCCTCGAAGCCCACGAAGGCGAAGAAGCCGAGGGCGGTGGCGCCGAGGACGCTGGTGAGCAGGGCGTATCCGGTGCCGCTCGCCTCGAACTCGGTGAGGCGGGAGGGTTCGCCGTCACCGCTCAGCACCGCCCAGGCACCGATCGCGAGGATGATCACCAGGCCGGTCAGCTCGACCAGGGTCAGCACCACGTTCGTCTTCACCGACTCGGAGACGCCCCGCAGGTTCAGGGCGGCCAGCAGGACGATGAAGGTGATGGCGACGAGGGTGGGCGGCAGGGCACCGTTGGTCAGCTCGTCCAGGTAGTCACCGCTGAAGGCCCGCGCGGCGGCGCTCGCGGACGACAGGCCGGAGCACATCACCATGAAGGCGACGATGAACGTCAGGAAGGGCAGCTTGAACGCCTTCTGCGTGTAGAGGGCCGCCCCGGCCGCCTTCGGGTACTTGCCGACCAGTTCGACGTACGACGCCGCCGTCAGGATCGCCACCACGAACCCGATCACGAAGGGGAGCCAGAGCGCTCCGCCGACCTTCCCCGCGACCTTGCCCGTGGTCGCGTAGATGCCGGTGCCGAGGATGTCGCCGATCACGAAGAGGATCAGCAGCTTGGGGCCGAGCACCCGCTTGAGGCCGGTCTCCTCGGCGGGCGTCGGCCCTGCGGCCGTGCTTTCGGTGGTGGACAAAGAGAACCTCCCCCGGTCGGTGATCCGTCCGGGGGACTCCTGCCCGGTCGCGGGCCGTGGATGCCTGCGAGACCGGTTCTCGGAGCTTCGTCAGCGCTTCGTCAGCGGTTCGGCGGAGTTCGTCAGCGGTTCGACGGCACCCGTGATCAGGCCGTGCTCAGCGTCCGCTTGGCCAGCTCGTACGCCGGGAGCATCTGCTCGTGCTCCTCTGTGTCGAGGCCACCGAGATGGACGACGACCGGCCCGTCCGGGGTGACCGCGACGAAGGCCCGCTCCTTCTTGGTCTCCTCCAGGGCCTCGCTGGTGTAGAGGTACTCGACCTCGGTGCCGGAGACGTCCGAGTCGGAGGTGAACTCGCCGTACTTCGCCTCGCTCGTGTTCCCCTCGGCCGCCACGAACTCCCTGAGCAGCGCCTCCGCGTCCCCCTCCGCGGCAGCCTTCTCGCCGGTCCAGACCCGGATGAAGCCGATGTTCCCGGCCGGCTTGGCGTCGATCTCGCACGCGGCGGTGAACGGGCCCTGCCGGAGCAGCCCCTCGGCCAGCTCGGCCGCGAGCTCGTCCTCCTCGGAACCGCCGCCGTCGACGGGCGGGCCGGTCTCGACGGCCTCCGGCTGCCACTTCTCGGCCGTGTCGAAGGTGACCGGAAGTTCACAGGCGGAACCGGTCGCGCCGACACTGCCGCCGCTCTTCGCGGCGTCCTCGGCGGTGTCCTTCGCGTCGGCAGTGTCCTTCGCGTCGGCGGTCGCCGCCTCGGTGCTGCTCACCGAGGGCTTCGCGTCGCCGTCCCCCGCCGATTCCGAGCACCCTGTCAGGACTCCGGCCAGCAGTGCCAGCTGCGCCAGCACCGTCCCCCGTACCGCTCTCGCCACGGTCACCCTCCCCTTGTCGTTCGAGGCCGGACACGGTAGCCGAGGTGCGCGCGGGCGGCGCTCCCCGGGTGGGGGGCGCCGCCGGAGCCGTCGTGTCGGAGCGGTCAGACCTCCAGGTCCGCCTCGATCCGCCTCAACTGGTGCCGGGCCATGGCCAGGTTGGCCCGCTTGGCGTCGAGCACCAGGTAGAGGAAGAGGCCGTTGCCGCCGCGCCCGGTGATCAGGCGGATCAGGTGGTACGCGTCGGTCAGGGTGATCAGGATGTCCTCGATCTCGCCCTTGAGGCCGAGGTGTTCCATGGTGCGGAGCTTGGCGCGGACGACGTCGGTGTTCCCGGCGGCCGCGACGGTGAGGTCGAACCCCTTGCTGCCGCCGATCGTGCCCAGCGCCATGCCGCTGGTGTAGTCGACCAGGGCGGCGCCGGTCGCGCCCTCGATGGACGCGAGGGCCTCTTTCAACGCGGTCTCGGTGTTGGCCATGATGTGCGGTGTCCTTTCAACTCTCACTGGTGGTAGGTGTGTTGGGAGTGGTTCGGGGGGTGGGGCGTGGGGTGGCGGGACGGGGTGTCCGGCGGGGCATGGTCGACCTGACCGTGGCCTTGGCCGGTGGCTGGGGCGTGGGCGCCGCCGGGATCCCGGCGGCGGTCCTGGCCACCGACCGGGCCGCGTTCCTGGCGACCCCCTTGGCGGTGGTCGCGGCCGTTTCGTCGGGCCCGGGCAGGGCGTCCATCAGTTCGCCGATCCGGCCGCCCGCCCGGCGGCCCTCCAGGTGCAGCCGGCCCACGTTGACCCGGTCCTGGGTCAGCAGCGTCAGTACGGCGGAGGAACCCGCCGCGTACGTCGCCACATAGCCCTGGTCGCCGCGCAGCAGCAGTTCGCGAAGCTCGCCCCGGCCGGCGGCGTCCGTCATCCGTACGGCGACACCGAGCGCGGCCGCGGTGAGCGCCGCCAGGCCCTCGGGTTCCACACCGGGGGTGTCGTGGGCGAGGACCAGCCCGTCCACACTGGCCGCCAGCGCGCCGGTCAACTGGGGTACACGGGCCCTCAACCGGTGCAGTTCGTCGAGGACTTCGGCCTCCGCGGCCATGAGCAGTCTCCTCTCGGCGGGGCGCTCCCGCTGCCGCTCAAAGGGCCTCCAGCGCATCCCTGAGCCTTTGCAGTAGAGCCACGTCGGGGTCTGGGGTGGTGAGCCAAGGTGGGGCGGGGGGTGCCGCCTCGACACCGGCCGTGAGCCCGGCCGACGGCTCGCGGCCCGGGGCGGACGCTGTGAGGTGGTGAGGGTCGGCCGACGCGAGGCGGCCGGAGTGGGCCGGGCGGGCCGGTGTGGGGTGGGCCGGATGGGCCGATGCGAGGTGGCCCGGGGCGACCGATGTGAGGTGGCCCGGGTCGACCGGCGTGAGGAGGCTGGGGTCGGCCGGTGTGAGGAGGTGCGGGTCGACCTGTGTGCGCCGGCTCGGGCCGGGCAGTGGGGAGCGGTCCGGGCCGGGGGGCGGGGTGAGGTCCGGGGGGCGGGCGGGGGTGAGGCCCGGGTGGGTTGCGGGGGCGCGGCCCCGTGGGGCGGCGGGGGCGTGGTCCGCACCGGTCGGGACCGGCGGTGCCGGGACCGGACTGTGGCGGGCCGTGGATATCAGGCCGGCCGCCGCCAGTCTTCGCACGTCCACGAGGGTGTGGAAGGCGGGGCGACCCAGGGTCAGGGAGATCTCGGCGGCCGTGCGGAAGCCGTCGACCTGGTCGAGTACGGCTCCCTGCCGGGCCGGGACCGGCGGCGCGTCCAGCCCGACCGCCCTGATCAGCGGGGCCTCGTCCGTCGCCGGGTCGGGCCAGATGCGGTGCAGGAGGTCACGGCGGCGCCGGGCCTCGCGCTCCACGGTGGCCACCGGCACCGGCCGGATCGGTCCCAGCCAGTGCGCGGCCCCGTAACGGAAGCTGGCCGGCGCACTGCTCGGACCGAGGACGAAGTACGCCGCGTCGAAGAGAGCCCCCGCGTGGCACAGCTCCAGCGCGCCCCGGGCGACCCTGCCGCTGTCCACGAGGAACCGCCCGACCCGCAGCCCGGCCCCGGCCGTGTCGACCGCCTCCCGCCAGCCGTCGGAGTCCAGGATGCCGCCGGTGGTGAGCAGCACGTCGAGGCCCGGTGATCGGGGGCTCTCGGCGTGCACGACCTTCCCCTCGGACAGGTACAGCGACCCGCTCTCGCGCAGCAGTACGCCGGTGGCCCGCTCGGCGGCGAGCCGGCTCAGCATCGGGGTGACGGCCTGCCGGAAGTGCTCCCCGCGCACGGGCAGCGGCGGCGCCGGTGTGGTGATCACGCTCATGCCAGCACCAGCCGTCCCGCCATCTCGCCGAGCCGGATCCGGGCCAGCGCGAGATTGCCGTCCGTACGCGTCAGCCACAGGTGCAGGAACACACTGCTGTCGAACGTCGTCCGCACGAACCGCAGCACGTGGTACGTGTCCCGGTTGCTGACGATCAGGTCCTCGACCGGCAGATCCGCCCCGGACCAGTCGGAACCCTCCTCCGGCGCGAACGCCCGGTGCTCCGCCGCGAGCCGCGCCAGCTCCGCCGCCTCGGCCGCGGTCGTCTCGTGGTCACCGCCGGGCGCCTCCCCGACCGTGCCCAGCGCCAGTCCGCTGGTCCAGTCGACCACCGCGGCGCCCAAGGCGCCGGGCAGCCTCATGGCCTCCACCAGACACTCGTCGATTCCGGGCACCGTGGCTCCCCTCCTGCCTGCGGTTCGGCTGAGTGACGCAGACGCTACGCAACGTGTGCGCGAGGGGTGAGGGATCTGGCATTTTCCAGCGGAACATGCGGACAGGTGACTAAGGTGGGTCGACTTGCCTGCTTTTCCACGCTGTTGGGGTCAAGGAGGAGGCCGGGGCGCTGAGGTGGGCCTATGCGGCGGACCCGCATGGCGAGCCCGGACGAGACGACGCCCGTCAGCCATTCTGGGGGGAGCGAGGGGCGTACGAACGGGTGCGCATGCCGCTACGGGGCGCCCCCAGGCAGCCCAGGCGGTCCAGGGGCGCGGGGAACCGCGCGATCAGCGTTCCCCGGGCGCCCCACCGCAGTTCCCCCGAGCTGGAACGCGCCGCTCAGAGCCCCAGCAGCCTCGACCGCTCCGGTCCCCCCGCCTCCGCCACGAGCTCCTCCACGGTCTGCGCCCGCCGCACCACCGCGAACCGCATCCCCCTCTCCCCGGGCGCGTACCCGTAGATCCCGGGCCGGGGCAGGGAGTTGTACGCGTAGTGGTGCGCGAAGTAGTACGCGCCGGTGTCCAGTGCGGCCGCGTAGTCCCCCGGCTCGAACAGCGGCAGCGCACGCGCCTCCGCCAGCAGATCCCCGGCGAAACAGGCGGGCCCCGCCACGTCCTGCGTCACCGCCGGCCCCTCCTTGACCCGCCCCTTCGCGTCGTACGCGGCGATCCGCAGCGGCCAGGACCCCGGCGCGTACACCGTCCGGGTCGCCACCTGCACCCCGGCGTGGGTGACCGCGATGGCCCGGCCGCCCGCGCTCTTCGTGTACTCCACCCGGGCCACGACCGTCCCGTGCTTCGCCAGCAGCGACCGCCCGAACTCGGTCACCAGCCCGTACCGCCCGTCGAACAGCCCCGGCACCGCCTCCGCCAGCAGCCGCGCGTACTGCTCGTACGTCGGTGTCGCCGCCTCCGACGCGAAGTTCACCGGCAGCCCGCCGCCGATGTCGATCGTGTCGATCTGCCGCCGCCCGATCCGCCGGTTGATCTCCTCCGCCAACTCGTACGTCTCCGTGATCCCCCGCGTCATCAGCGACAGCGGGATCCCCTGCGACCCGGTGTGCGCGTGCAGTCGGCTCAGCCAGGGCCGGTCCAGATACGCCTGGACGACCCACTCCCGGGCGCCCTCGTCCCGGAGCGCCACCCCGAACTTCGAGGTGGCCGTCGCCGTGGACAGCGCGTCGATCGCACCCGCGCCGACCTGCGGGTTCACCCGGATGCCGAGGGGGGAGCGGGTGGTGGCCGACCGGACGAGAGCGTCGATGCGGTCCAGCTCCTGCGGATTGTCCGCGTTGACGGCGATGCCCAGCGCCAGCGCCTCCCGCAGCTCGGCCGACGTCTTGGCGGGGGAGTCGAGCACGGTCAGCTTCGGCGGCACCCCGGCCGCCCGCGCCAGGGCCAGCTCCCCGGCACTCGCCACCTCCGCGCCGATCCCCGCCTCGCGCAACAGCCGCAGCACGGGCACGAGCGGCGTCGCCTTCACCGCGAACGCGTGCAGCACGGGCGTCCCCGGCGCCGTCACCGCGTCGAACGCCCTGCGCAGCGCCCCCGCCGAGGCCCGGATCCCGGTCACGTCGAGCAGCGCGACGACCGGCTCGCCGGGACCCAGCAGCCCCTGCTCCACCGCCGCCCGCACGGCCTCGTCCCGCCGCGCCGCCCGCTCGGCGTCGGTGTCGAACAGCCGCAGCGTGCGCTCGGCGTCCCCCTCGTCCTGCCGAGGCGTGGGCCTCTCCCCGCCCGTCCCGTTCGTCACGTCTCCCATCTCGTCCCCCGTTGTCGTGTCGTCGTCCGGCCCCATACGGCCAGTGTGTCCAGCCAAACATCCACGGCGCGCCGCCGCTGGCCCTACGACCGTATTGACTAGCTCTATTCATCAAGTCAGGATGTGAATAGTTGCTGTAAAACGAGGAGGCAGACCGTGTCAGGACCCCGCCCCGTTCGAGCGCCGCGCGGTACGGAACTCAGCACCCTGGGCTGGCAGCAGGAAGCAGCCCTGCGCATGCTCCAGAACAACCTCGACCCCGAGGTCGCCGAGCACCCCGACAAGCTCGTCGTCTACGGCGGCACGGGCAAGGCCGCCCGCGACTGGCGCTCCTTCGACGCCATGGTCCGCACCCTGAGGACCCTCAAGCAGGACGAGACCATGCTGGTCCAGTCCGGCCGCCCCGTCGGCGTCATGCAGACCCACGAGTGGGCCCCCCGTGTCCTCATCGCCAACTCCAACCTCGTCGGCGACTGGGCCAACTGGCAGGAGTTCCGCCGGCTGGAACAGCTCGGGCTGACCATGTACGGGCAGATGACCGCCGGTTCCTGGATCTACATCGGCACCCAGGGCATCCTCCAGGGCACCTACGAGACCTTCGCTGCCGTCGCCGCCAAGAAGTTCGACGGCACCCTCGCCGGGACGATCACCCTCACCGCCGGCCTCGGCGGCATGGGCGGCGCCCAGCCCCTCGCCGTGACCATGAACGACGGCGTCGCGATCTGCGTCGACTGCGACCCCCGCGCCATCGAGCGCCGCATCGAGCACCGCTACCTCGACGTGAAGGCCGACTCCCTGGACCACGCCCTCCAGCTGGCCGTCGAGGCGCGTGACGCCCGCCGCCCCCTCTCCATCGGCGTCCTCGGCAACGCCGCCGACCTCGTCCCCCGGCTCCTCGCCATGGGCGCCCCCATCGACATCGTCACCGACCAGACCTCCGCCCACGACCCGCTGGCGTACCTCCCGGTGGACGTCGACTTCGACGACATGGCGTCGTACGCGGCGAAGGACCCGGCCGGCTTCACCACGCGCGCCCGCGAGTCCATGGCCCGGCACGTCGAGGCCATGGTCGGCTTCCTGGACGCCGGAGCGGAGGTCTTCGACTACGGCAACTCCATCCGGGGCGAGGCCCAACTCGCCGGCTACGAGCGGGCGTTCGCCTTCCCCGGCTTCGTCCCCGCCTACATCCGGCCGCTGTTCTGCGAGGGCAAGGGCCCCTTCCGGTGGGCGGCCCTCTCCGGCGACCCCGCCGACATCGCCAGGACCGACAGGGCGATCCTCGACCTGTTCCCCGAGAACGAGTCCCTGCACCGCTGGATCAGGATGGCCGGCGAGCGTGTCCACTTCCAGGGCCTCCCGGCCCGCATCTGCTGGCTCGGCTACGGCGAGCGCGACAAGGCCGGTGAGCGGTTCAACGACATGGTCGCCTCCGGAGAGCTGGCCGCGCCGCTCGTGATCGGACGCGACCACCTCGACAGCGGCTCCGTCGCTTCCCCCTACCGCGAGACCGAGGCCATGCTCGACGGCTCCGACGCGATCGCCGACTGGCCGCTGCTGAACGCGATGGTCAACGTGGCCTCCGGAGCGTCCTGGGTGTCCCTGCACCACGGCGGTGGCGTGGGCATGGGCCGCTCCATCCACGCCGGCCAGGTGACCGTGGCGGACGGCACGAAGCTCGGGGGCGAGAAGCTCCGCCGGGTCCTCACCAACGACCCCGGGATGGGCGTGATCCGCCACGTCGACGCGGGCTACGACATCGCGGAGTCCGTCGCCGACGAGCGGGGCGTACGGGTACCGATGCGCGAGGGCGGCGAGGCGTGACCCGAAGCGAGAGCGGACGCGACGGCGGCTCCCCGGTGAAGGCCGAGGGCTCGTCGCCGTCCGCGGCTCAGGCCGGGCGGGGCGGCGCCCCGCAGACCGTGCGGCAGCCCGTCCACGGCGCCTCCTTCCACGAGATGTGGCGGGATCTCCGTCCCATCGGGCGGCATGCCGACTCCGGCGGGTACCGGCGGTTCGCGTGGACCGGGGCCGATGCCGAATGCCGGGCCTGGTTCGAGGAACAGGCCCGCGACCGGGGCCTGCACTACGAGGTCGACCGCAACGGGAACCAGTGGGCCTGGCTCGGCGATCCCGCCGCCGGGGACGCCGTCGTCACCGGGTCCCATCTCGACTCCGTACCCGACGGCGGCGCCTTCGACGGCCCCCTCGGCGTCGTGTCGTCCTTCGCCGCGCTCGACGAACTCCGCGCCCGGGGTGCCCGGTTCGACAAGCCCCTCGCCGTCGTCAACTTCGGCGACGAGGAGGGCGCCCGGTTCGGGCTGGCCTGCGTGGGATCCCGACTGGCCGCCGGGCGGCTGACCGTCGAGCAGGCGGGGCGGCTGACCGACGGGGACGGCGTCACGCTGCCGCAGGCGATGGAAGCCGCCGGATACGACCCGGAGGGCATCGGGCCGGACCCGGAGCGGCTCGCACGGATCGGCGCGTTCGTCGAACTGCACGTCGAGCAGGGCCGGGCCCTGGACCTGTCGGGCGACGCCGTCGGCATCGCCAGCTCCATCTGGCCGCACGGACGCTGGCGGTTCGACTTCCGCGGCGAGGCCAACCACGCGGGCACGACACGACTCGTGGACCGCCGGGACCCCATGCTGTCGTACGCGGAGACCGTGCTCGCCGCCCGCCGGGAGGCACGGCTGGCCGGCGCCGTCGCCACCTTCGGCAAGATCTCCGTCGAGCCGAACGGCGTCAACGCCATCCCCTCCCTCGTGCGCGGCTGGCTCGACTCCCGCGCCGAGGACCAGACGACGCTGGACACGGTCGTCCGCGCGATCGAGGAGGCGGCCCGCGACTACGCCCAGGAGCACGGGATCGAACTGGACGTCGTCCGGGAGTCCTTCACGCCCGTCGTCGAGTTCGAACACGCCCTGCGGGACGAGCTCGCCCGCATCCTGGGCCGGGACACGGCCGATCTGAAGGTGCCGGTGCTCGGGACAGGCGCCGGACACGACGCCGGGATCCTCTCCGGGACCGTCCCGACCGCCATGCTGTTCGTACGCAACCCGACGGGCGTCTCGCACTCCCCGGCCGAGCACGCCGCCGAGGACGACTGCCTGGCCGGGGTGACCGCGCTCGCCGACGTACTGGAAGGGCTGGCCCGCAGGTGACGGAGACGACCTACTGGCTCGAACACGCCTGGCTCGGCTCGAACGTCGAGCCAGGCGTGGCCCTCACGGTGACCACCGACGGCTCCGACGGCCGCGTCACCGCCGTGCGCACCGGGACGCCCACCCCGCCTCCGGGCGCGGTCGTCCTGCGCGGCCTGACCCTGCCCGGCCTCGCCAACGCCCACAGCCACGCCTTCCACCGCGCCCTGCGCGGCACCGTCCAGGTCGGCTCGGGCACCTTCTGGACCTGGCGCGAGGTCATGTACCGGGTGGCGGACCGGCTGACCCCGGACACCTACCACGCCCTGGCCCGCGCCGTGTACGCGGAGATGGCACTGGCCGGGATCACGGCCGTCGGCGAGTTCCACTATGTGCACCACGCTCCCGGCGGCACCCCGTACGCCGACCCGAACGCCATGGGCGAGGCGCTCATCGAGGCCGC
The DNA window shown above is from Streptomyces akebiae and carries:
- a CDS encoding roadblock/LC7 domain-containing protein, with the protein product MANTETALKEALASIEGATGAALVDYTSGMALGTIGGSKGFDLTVAAAGNTDVVRAKLRTMEHLGLKGEIEDILITLTDAYHLIRLITGRGGNGLFLYLVLDAKRANLAMARHQLRRIEADLEV
- a CDS encoding roadblock/LC7 domain-containing protein yields the protein MAAEAEVLDELHRLRARVPQLTGALAASVDGLVLAHDTPGVEPEGLAALTAAALGVAVRMTDAAGRGELRELLLRGDQGYVATYAAGSSAVLTLLTQDRVNVGRLHLEGRRAGGRIGELMDALPGPDETAATTAKGVARNAARSVARTAAGIPAAPTPQPPAKATVRSTMPRRTPRPATPRPTPRTTPNTPTTSES
- a CDS encoding lipoprotein — translated: MARAVRGTVLAQLALLAGVLTGCSESAGDGDAKPSVSSTEAATADAKDTADAKDTAEDAAKSGGSVGATGSACELPVTFDTAEKWQPEAVETGPPVDGGGSEEDELAAELAEGLLRQGPFTAACEIDAKPAGNIGFIRVWTGEKAAAEGDAEALLREFVAAEGNTSEAKYGEFTSDSDVSGTEVEYLYTSEALEETKKERAFVAVTPDGPVVVHLGGLDTEEHEQMLPAYELAKRTLSTA
- the hutU gene encoding urocanate hydratase, which encodes MSGPRPVRAPRGTELSTLGWQQEAALRMLQNNLDPEVAEHPDKLVVYGGTGKAARDWRSFDAMVRTLRTLKQDETMLVQSGRPVGVMQTHEWAPRVLIANSNLVGDWANWQEFRRLEQLGLTMYGQMTAGSWIYIGTQGILQGTYETFAAVAAKKFDGTLAGTITLTAGLGGMGGAQPLAVTMNDGVAICVDCDPRAIERRIEHRYLDVKADSLDHALQLAVEARDARRPLSIGVLGNAADLVPRLLAMGAPIDIVTDQTSAHDPLAYLPVDVDFDDMASYAAKDPAGFTTRARESMARHVEAMVGFLDAGAEVFDYGNSIRGEAQLAGYERAFAFPGFVPAYIRPLFCEGKGPFRWAALSGDPADIARTDRAILDLFPENESLHRWIRMAGERVHFQGLPARICWLGYGERDKAGERFNDMVASGELAAPLVIGRDHLDSGSVASPYRETEAMLDGSDAIADWPLLNAMVNVASGASWVSLHHGGGVGMGRSIHAGQVTVADGTKLGGEKLRRVLTNDPGMGVIRHVDAGYDIAESVADERGVRVPMREGGEA
- a CDS encoding MurR/RpiR family transcriptional regulator is translated as MSADKGTGVTDSPAARLQTLFEGHRLTPTQRRIAHSMVRRAADVPFLSSVELAELAGVSQPSVTRFAVALGFDGYPALRRHLRDVGPAEPTPDTTAYNEYQQAVEAEIENLRHLAEVLADPAPVARAGRLLAASRPLPVLGLRAAASQAYGFAYFAAKVHPDVRLLHEGGSMLHDRIDAAVRGGATALLCFALPRHPREVVETLAYAKEAGLFVVTVADSAFAPVAKVSDLLLPAAVGTGLAFDTACAPMLLGRVLLEAMCDDLPEAQARLEEFDAKAATRGLFVE
- a CDS encoding allantoate amidohydrolase — its product is MRQPVHGASFHEMWRDLRPIGRHADSGGYRRFAWTGADAECRAWFEEQARDRGLHYEVDRNGNQWAWLGDPAAGDAVVTGSHLDSVPDGGAFDGPLGVVSSFAALDELRARGARFDKPLAVVNFGDEEGARFGLACVGSRLAAGRLTVEQAGRLTDGDGVTLPQAMEAAGYDPEGIGPDPERLARIGAFVELHVEQGRALDLSGDAVGIASSIWPHGRWRFDFRGEANHAGTTRLVDRRDPMLSYAETVLAARREARLAGAVATFGKISVEPNGVNAIPSLVRGWLDSRAEDQTTLDTVVRAIEEAARDYAQEHGIELDVVRESFTPVVEFEHALRDELARILGRDTADLKVPVLGTGAGHDAGILSGTVPTAMLFVRNPTGVSHSPAEHAAEDDCLAGVTALADVLEGLARR
- a CDS encoding APC family permease, with translation MSTTESTAAGPTPAEETGLKRVLGPKLLILFVIGDILGTGIYATTGKVAGKVGGALWLPFVIGFVVAILTAASYVELVGKYPKAAGAALYTQKAFKLPFLTFIVAFMVMCSGLSSASAAARAFSGDYLDELTNGALPPTLVAITFIVLLAALNLRGVSESVKTNVVLTLVELTGLVIILAIGAWAVLSGDGEPSRLTEFEASGTGYALLTSVLGATALGFFAFVGFEDSVNMAEETRNPTRTFPRAIFIGVAVTGTIYVLVALVSSLLVDAETLEGSSGPLLEVVKAGGVDFPHELFALIALFAVTNSALINIMMASRLCYGMANERILPRGMARVLPRRRTPVVGIVFVTLLAIGLVSTGEIEGLGDTTAFLLLCVFAVVNIAVLVLRRDRVDHAHFRTPTVLPVLGALTALILAGPLADRPADVYIRAGVLLAIGIALWAVNKLVLRTRGE
- a CDS encoding type III PLP-dependent enzyme domain-containing protein, with the translated sequence MGDVTNGTGGERPTPRQDEGDAERTLRLFDTDAERAARRDEAVRAAVEQGLLGPGEPVVALLDVTGIRASAGALRRAFDAVTAPGTPVLHAFAVKATPLVPVLRLLREAGIGAEVASAGELALARAAGVPPKLTVLDSPAKTSAELREALALGIAVNADNPQELDRIDALVRSATTRSPLGIRVNPQVGAGAIDALSTATATSKFGVALRDEGAREWVVQAYLDRPWLSRLHAHTGSQGIPLSLMTRGITETYELAEEINRRIGRRQIDTIDIGGGLPVNFASEAATPTYEQYARLLAEAVPGLFDGRYGLVTEFGRSLLAKHGTVVARVEYTKSAGGRAIAVTHAGVQVATRTVYAPGSWPLRIAAYDAKGRVKEGPAVTQDVAGPACFAGDLLAEARALPLFEPGDYAAALDTGAYYFAHHYAYNSLPRPGIYGYAPGERGMRFAVVRRAQTVEELVAEAGGPERSRLLGL